DNA sequence from the Chryseobacterium indicum genome:
TAAAATAAGCGGAAATAAATTCATCCGATTTCTCTTTAAAACCATTGGATTTCAAAACCATAGGTTTGCTGGAAAATCTTATAAAATTTGGTGTGGAAGTATTTGCGTTAAAAGAAATATCTGCATTGGTGCTTCTTTTCAATTCCATAGATTCTTTCGAAACCTGAGAATATCCCAGAATGGATACAGCAGTAAATAGTGTACAAACTAATTTTTTCATATATTTTTGACCCTTTTTTCAGCCCACAAATATACACTAAAGCTTGAATAATTAGAAATAATTCAATAATTTACCAAAAAATATTAATTACAAAATATTAATTACACTTCTAAGTTAAATTTTCAGTAATTTATTCTATAATTATTTAAATTTTATTCTTTTTATACTTTCATTTTAATTTTATCGACATTTATAATTTTGTAAACCAATTCTTTAATCAGTTCTGCTTCGCTCATATTGACTGCACCCAATCCTTTCCCTTTCATGTCGAATTCTCTTAAAATTGAAATGACTCTGGTTGCATGTTTTAATGGATATAATCTTGCCGATTCCGCATAATCTTTTATAAAATAAGGATTTACGCCCATTTGTGCGGCAATTGTCTGAGGCGGCTGACCGATCATCGTGTTATAAATAATGACATTGGAAAAGTAATTGTATAAACTTGCCAGCATCATCACGAAAGGATTGTTTTTAGGGTTTTTGCCCATAAAATGTGCAATTTTAAATGCTGCGTTGGCATTTTTTGTTCCTAAAGCTTTCTGCAATTCAAAAACATTGTATTCTTTGCTGATTCCGATGTGGTTTTCTATAATGGTTCCGTCTAAAACCTCACCTTCTTTCAGGATGATTTTCAGTTTATTCAGCTCATTGGCAATTCTTGAAAGGTCGTTTCCTAAATATTCTGCCAGAAGGTGTGAGATATTTGGAGCTGTCTTTATTTTTAATGCGGTACATTCATCCGCAATCCATTTGGGAAGATTATTTTCCCTGATTGATTCGCTTAAAAATAATGCTTTCGCTTTTTCTAAAGATTTGGTGACTTTCTTTCGACTGTCTAATTTTTTGTGTTTGTGTGCAAAAACCAGAACGGTGGACGGAACAGGATTCTGAACATACATTTCCAAAGCATTGCTTTCGCTTTCAGCGAGTCTTAAATCCTGCGCTTCCTTTACAATGATTACCTGCTTGTCGCCCATCATGGGAAACTGTCTCGCCAAAGAAAGAACTTCCTGATAAGTGGTATCTTTGCCATACACTACGGTTTGGTTGAATGCTTTTTCATCTTCCGTCAGAAAGTC
Encoded proteins:
- the holA gene encoding DNA polymerase III subunit delta encodes the protein MKELDLILKNIKNKEVLPIYFFHGEEPYFIDLAVKALEHDFLTEDEKAFNQTVVYGKDTTYQEVLSLARQFPMMGDKQVIIVKEAQDLRLAESESNALEMYVQNPVPSTVLVFAHKHKKLDSRKKVTKSLEKAKALFLSESIRENNLPKWIADECTALKIKTAPNISHLLAEYLGNDLSRIANELNKLKIILKEGEVLDGTIIENHIGISKEYNVFELQKALGTKNANAAFKIAHFMGKNPKNNPFVMMLASLYNYFSNVIIYNTMIGQPPQTIAAQMGVNPYFIKDYAESARLYPLKHATRVISILREFDMKGKGLGAVNMSEAELIKELVYKIINVDKIKMKV